The Burkholderia pyrrocinia genome includes a window with the following:
- a CDS encoding transposase family protein: MHDDILSIEEAVGDRKDPRSRTPAHDLTEMPMAAPCAIPSDADTWIGIELWGKSKLDWLRRHIPLEQRIASHDTFGRVFAALNPKQFEACSSAG; this comes from the coding sequence ATGCACGACGACATCCTGAGTATTGAAGAAGCCGTCGGTGATCGGAAGGACCCGCGCAGCCGCACACCGGCCCATGACCTGACCGAAATGCCGATGGCGGCGCCATGCGCGATTCCCTCGGATGCAGACACCTGGATCGGGATCGAACTGTGGGGCAAGTCAAAGCTTGACTGGTTGCGCCGCCACATTCCGCTTGAACAGCGCATTGCCTCGCACGACACCTTCGGACGGGTGTTCGCGGCACTCAATCCAAAGCAGTTCGAAGCGTGTTCATCCGCTGGATGA
- a CDS encoding TetR/AcrR family transcriptional regulator translates to MGRQKSGQNDEPEAAAADVPARARLVPTQQRSRERFERILACASEVMIEKGCDAFRMSDIVERTGISFGSLYQYFPDKAAVIGTLAERYNAVGHDCVRRDLAAMKTLDDLHGTLARITDSYYRMFVDEPLMRDIWRATQADRALQELDRADGEFLAGLFADALAQVAPDTTRAQRSAFAELMMIQIAAAVRHAITLPPKAARQILAMFKRMLPRDLGVLEA, encoded by the coding sequence ATGGGCCGACAAAAATCGGGGCAGAACGACGAGCCCGAAGCGGCGGCAGCGGACGTGCCGGCGCGCGCGCGGCTCGTGCCGACGCAGCAGCGCAGCCGCGAGCGGTTCGAGCGCATCCTCGCGTGCGCATCGGAAGTGATGATCGAGAAAGGCTGCGACGCGTTCCGGATGAGCGACATCGTCGAACGCACGGGCATCTCGTTCGGTTCGCTGTACCAGTACTTTCCGGACAAGGCGGCCGTGATCGGCACGCTCGCGGAGCGCTACAACGCGGTCGGCCACGACTGCGTGCGGCGCGACCTGGCCGCGATGAAGACGCTCGACGACCTGCACGGCACGCTCGCACGCATCACGGACAGCTACTACCGGATGTTCGTCGACGAGCCGCTGATGCGCGACATCTGGCGGGCCACGCAGGCGGACCGCGCGCTGCAGGAGCTCGACCGGGCGGACGGCGAGTTTCTGGCCGGGCTGTTCGCGGATGCGTTGGCACAAGTGGCGCCCGACACGACGCGTGCACAGCGCAGCGCGTTCGCGGAGCTGATGATGATCCAGATCGCGGCGGCCGTGCGGCACGCGATCACGCTGCCGCCGAAGGCGGCGCGGCAGATCCTCGCGATGTTCAAGCGGATGTTGCCGCGGGATCTGGGGGTGCTTGAGGCGTAG
- a CDS encoding DUF805 domain-containing protein, translating into MGFFDAIRSAFSKYATFEGRARRSEYWYFYLFTTLVNVVAQVVGIALSTKLLPILLMCLILVGILLPSLAVSVRRLHDIDRSGWSILIALVPVIGGIMLLIWSCSRGTIGVNRFGPDPIDAGA; encoded by the coding sequence ATGGGATTCTTCGACGCCATCCGTTCCGCGTTTTCGAAATATGCAACTTTCGAGGGGCGTGCGCGGCGCTCCGAGTACTGGTATTTCTATTTGTTCACCACGCTGGTCAATGTGGTCGCTCAGGTGGTTGGCATTGCTCTCAGCACGAAATTGCTGCCGATCCTGCTCATGTGCCTGATCCTTGTCGGAATCCTGCTCCCGAGCCTGGCTGTCTCCGTTCGACGGCTTCATGATATCGATCGATCCGGCTGGTCTATCCTGATCGCTCTTGTGCCTGTTATCGGCGGGATCATGCTGCTGATCTGGTCCTGTTCGCGAGGCACGATCGGGGTGAATCGGTTCGGGCCCGATCCAATCGATGCCGGCGCCTGA
- a CDS encoding NmrA family transcriptional regulator, with the protein MSALPILIVGGSGKTGTRVDARLRARGIATRPVSRASAVRFDWTAPATWPAALDGVSAAYVTYQPDLAVEGAVDAIAAFARLARECGVERVVLLSGRGEPGAQAAEAALQASGVGWGVVRASWFNQNFSEGFLLDSVLAGEVALPAGAVREPFVDADDIADVAVAALIDARFANRVIEVTGPRALTFAEAVGEIARAAGRPIAYREIPPDAFVAGLREVGVPESVIALLDELFGTVLDGRNSAVAHGIDDTLGRPARDFADYARATAATGVWSA; encoded by the coding sequence ATGTCGGCACTTCCCATCCTCATCGTCGGCGGTTCGGGCAAGACGGGCACCCGCGTCGATGCACGGCTGCGCGCACGCGGCATCGCTACCCGGCCCGTGTCGCGCGCGTCGGCCGTCCGCTTCGACTGGACGGCGCCCGCAACCTGGCCCGCCGCGCTCGACGGCGTGTCGGCTGCGTACGTGACCTACCAGCCCGACCTGGCCGTCGAAGGCGCGGTGGACGCGATCGCCGCATTCGCGCGGCTCGCGCGTGAATGCGGCGTCGAGCGCGTGGTGCTGCTGTCCGGGCGCGGCGAGCCCGGCGCGCAGGCGGCCGAGGCCGCGCTGCAGGCGTCGGGCGTGGGCTGGGGAGTGGTGCGCGCGAGCTGGTTCAACCAGAACTTCTCCGAGGGCTTCCTGCTCGACAGCGTGCTGGCCGGCGAAGTTGCGCTGCCGGCCGGTGCGGTGCGCGAGCCGTTCGTCGATGCGGACGACATCGCGGACGTGGCCGTGGCCGCGCTCATCGATGCGCGCTTCGCGAACCGCGTGATCGAGGTCACGGGCCCGCGCGCACTGACGTTCGCGGAAGCCGTCGGCGAAATTGCGCGGGCCGCCGGCCGGCCGATCGCTTATCGCGAGATCCCGCCCGATGCATTCGTCGCGGGGCTGCGCGAGGTTGGCGTGCCGGAGTCGGTCATCGCACTGCTCGACGAACTGTTCGGCACGGTGCTCGACGGGCGCAACAGTGCGGTGGCGCATGGCATCGACGACACGCTCGGGCGACCGGCGCGCGATTTCGCCGACTACGCGCGTGCGACGGCCGCAACCGGCGTATGGAGCGCATGA
- a CDS encoding ISAs1 family transposase, with the protein MFIRWMSHLCPALAGQVVAIDGKTVRGPHQRGERAIHLVSVYGSGLGVVLGQVRTADKRNEITAIPELLDARLLKSAIVTIDAMGCQTDIARRLIVDRAGDETVHSLRGGYANRVECRNRKHRAQRRANQCTAGRTGNTAGQHLVEHTS; encoded by the coding sequence GTGTTCATCCGCTGGATGAGTCACCTGTGCCCGGCATTGGCCGGACAGGTCGTGGCGATTGACGGCAAGACCGTGCGCGGCCCGCACCAGCGCGGCGAGCGTGCGATTCATCTGGTGTCGGTGTACGGCAGCGGACTGGGTGTGGTGCTCGGCCAGGTGCGCACAGCAGACAAGCGCAACGAGATCACGGCGATTCCGGAACTGCTCGATGCCCGGCTGCTCAAGAGCGCAATCGTCACCATCGATGCGATGGGCTGCCAGACCGACATCGCCCGACGCTTGATCGTTGATCGTGCTGGCGACGAAACGGTACATTCTTTACGAGGCGGGTACGCCAACCGCGTGGAATGTCGGAACCGCAAACATCGCGCTCAGCGACGCGCCAACCAGTGTACCGCCGGCCGTACTGGCAATACTGCCGGCCAACACCTCGTCGAGCACACCTCCTAA
- a CDS encoding M949_RS01915 family surface polysaccharide biosynthesis protein: protein MPELKAFAFAVIALVCTSTCARTNTAPVACPADAPFLAAESLKKTELELRVFKRYCYTDKSGSYVLVLAEKQDRPFVQETLSSFVRATLYKIGSDMTLTQQWTIRDFAAKGEAGVNFRSKLIEVVDLDGDGLFEPIVVYQFFNFSPDKDVDASDYTGRIKIVTFRKGEKVTIQAITGELDRMRRTTANSNYFALPKPARQYLVDKMAAMYKTGQFGFDNSYDFKPRKE from the coding sequence ATGCCTGAATTGAAAGCCTTTGCATTCGCAGTGATTGCGCTCGTGTGCACCAGCACCTGCGCCCGCACCAATACCGCCCCTGTCGCTTGTCCAGCCGACGCACCGTTCCTGGCTGCAGAATCGCTGAAGAAGACAGAGCTCGAGCTTCGTGTTTTCAAGCGGTACTGCTATACGGACAAATCCGGCAGCTACGTCCTGGTACTTGCGGAAAAACAGGATCGCCCGTTTGTGCAAGAGACGCTGTCCTCGTTCGTGCGGGCCACGCTCTACAAGATCGGCAGCGACATGACGCTGACGCAGCAATGGACCATCCGGGACTTCGCTGCGAAGGGCGAGGCTGGCGTCAACTTCCGCTCGAAACTCATCGAGGTCGTCGATCTCGATGGTGACGGGTTGTTCGAGCCTATCGTGGTCTATCAGTTCTTCAATTTCTCCCCGGACAAGGACGTTGACGCCAGCGACTACACGGGCCGCATCAAGATCGTCACCTTCCGTAAGGGCGAGAAGGTAACGATCCAGGCGATTACCGGTGAACTCGACAGAATGCGCAGAACGACGGCCAACAGCAACTACTTCGCATTGCCGAAGCCGGCACGCCAGTATCTCGTCGACAAAATGGCCGCCATGTACAAAACCGGCCAATTCGGTTTCGACAACTCTTACGATTTCAAGCCCAGGAAGGAATAG
- a CDS encoding DUF1772 domain-containing protein — protein sequence MIAFVTSALLWGSAIGCGLLAGVYFAFSTFVMTSLGRIAPQAGVAAMNAINVDIVRSPFMPLFLGTTLMALALVVIALFDRDQPGAMAAIAGGVLYVFGMFAVTMAVNVPLNDALAAADPVTTHGAALWARYVHDWTMWNHVRTVASAAACVFFIAGIAMR from the coding sequence ATGATCGCGTTCGTGACTTCCGCATTGCTGTGGGGTTCGGCCATCGGCTGCGGGCTGCTGGCCGGCGTGTACTTCGCGTTCTCGACGTTCGTGATGACGTCGCTCGGACGGATCGCGCCGCAGGCCGGAGTGGCTGCGATGAACGCGATCAACGTCGACATCGTGCGTTCGCCGTTCATGCCGCTGTTCCTCGGCACGACGCTGATGGCGCTCGCGCTGGTCGTGATCGCGCTGTTCGATCGCGATCAGCCGGGTGCGATGGCGGCGATCGCGGGCGGCGTGCTCTATGTGTTCGGCATGTTCGCGGTGACGATGGCCGTCAACGTGCCGCTCAACGATGCGCTTGCCGCGGCCGATCCGGTCACTACGCACGGCGCGGCGCTGTGGGCGCGCTACGTGCACGACTGGACGATGTGGAATCACGTGCGCACGGTGGCGTCGGCGGCCGCGTGCGTGTTTTTCATCGCGGGGATTGCGATGCGGTAG